From Plasmodium cynomolgi strain B DNA, chromosome 9, whole genome shotgun sequence:
ACATCTGCCGGAgttgtacacatttttagaCTTATTTGGAAAATAACTAAAGCTAAATGAATGTCCTAATTTTAGGCAGTATATGTACTCGACTCAAACGGGAACACCTGAAAATATTTGCCAAACTGCTcaaggaaatattttgcaaaatttttgtcaccacgttttttccctttttatgtgcaGGTGTTACAGCCAGTGGTGGAAAAAAGATCTTTGCGCATTTTACGCAGTATGCATACGTGTAAGCACATGCTACTAATACTCATGTGTGCTTGTAATTacaatcaaaaaaaaaaaaaaaaaaaaaaaaagtgcttgATTGAAAATAATGCTGCTTGGTTTGAAGATAATATTACTGTAATTATTtcatcccattttgcttGACGTGTATGTATTTAAAGCATTTCGCAGGGTAagtaaatacattttatacACTTACGTTCACGCGTATGTTCATGTTTATACTATGTGCTAACGTCAACGCTGATGCCAACTTTGCAGCTGACGTAATTTCGAAGAAAACTTACACGTTTGTTCATTTCATATGCATGTAATGTATTTACCTACATCAAAATGTATGACACAACATTTGCGAGCGCGAAATGAGGCAGAGGTAGCATACGAGCCATTACTCCATTAAGCACTGTTTTTCGAGGAAGCGTTATaagcagaattttttttttttttttttttgcattttctgaCATACATGGTAGATAACGAAATTGTTCAAATCCCTCCaacaatatttaaaatgcCATAACTGTGCGTACGCATTTAGTGTACATGTATACTTTTGAGTGTACGTTTAAGTGTGCTTGTACACGTAGCATTCTCTGCTATACAAAATGTTACGAGAAATTCctatgtacatgtgcgcaGCATAACGATCGGTGAGTTTCATTGCAAGGTATCgccaaggggaaaaattacTTCCTCTCAGTTTTGTGCAGTTTTCCCAGTTGACGCAGTTCGCCCAGTTGGCACAGCCCTTCCAGTTGGCACGGCCCTCCCAGTTGGCACTGCCCTCCCAGTTGGcacaatttctttttttcaaacccaGCTGTGCAAAGCCCCAAATAGCCTTCTGAAAAAGTTTCGCGAAAAACCCAAAGTGTAATTTCAaatcaaataatttaatgtGTTACGAAATGTAAATTCTGTTCCAATATACAAACAGCTTAACATGTTATATTCGgtggtttcatttttttaaaaaatcgtgCACGTGTTTTTACGCCAGCATGTACATTTTCACGTGTATACATGGATATATGTGATGGAAATATTGCATTTATGACATATGCTGCTCGTGTTATTGAACCAAACCCATATGTTTACGTAATAAGCATACGTGCGTACAAACGTGCCATATGTACCACTCGCggttttatatgcatattataatataacaatACCTGTTTTATGTGCTCAATGTGGATGTATATACATGCGGAATTACAGTTTACTTTATGTGTATTtctgatatatatattttttttttatgccattttgtaatttttacaattgaAACTCTATctttaatgaatttttttttttttttttttatcctttctCATAAGTATaatatttgtacaaaaagagaggaaacaattttttgtttttcaaacATTAAGCATTGCTCTCATATTCCATAGTGGGGATTATATACGGTTTAGCAGCTTTGCAAGGAAAGAGATAAATGGTCACCTGGATGTTTTTGTAGCTGTAAGGGAAGGTTATAAAggtaaaggggaaaaaaaaaatacgaaataaCTTGTGTAAGCATTACAATAGATGCATTCGCATCCGTGCGTACCATATGTGTTTTATGTGAACAGCTAAAGTGCGATCGTAATGCCGGGAAAGAGTGATGAGAGGAGTATTATGTAAGAACTGAGCGGGAGAGCGACGGTTAGTGAAGATATAAGATATTACCACCTGTCACAGCACACAGCGAAGCGCGCACGTAAATGTACCATTTTACGCCAAGCACGTGTgtgaaaaattaagaaaaaaaaaagaaaaaactgctaCACGCAAGGAAACAATTAGGTAATTGCCCGCGAACaaacccccccccaaaaaaaaagaaatgacaCCATAACTGCGCAACCAAAGTGTATCATAAGAAAGTGCATACATGtgtaaggggaaaaatttgcaaaacaGAAGTAATAAACGTATGTACTATATAAGTGCAACTTATGTACGTTTATTCGAgcgataaaaaataataagtgAAAATTTCCGTAATAATCCAAGTTGCAGTTCGTGTGGTTTATAATTTAGCTGAGCGCACTTTGGCAGGCACACTTATATGATTGTACGTGCGCATACGAGAAAGACCATCACGTCCGTATCGCTTCTAACGCAGTGGtgataatccttttttttttttactgttcaTACCTCCCATATCGACCGCTCTACTACCTTACAACAGATGGGAGCATACTTGTCTGCACCTAAAACGAATAAGGAGTCCCTGGACGGAGGAAACTTAGAGCTAGACCCAAGCAGATATGGACTGTCGTGCATGCAGGGATGGAGGAAGAACATGGAAGATAGTCACATTTGCTATAACAATCTGAAACTGAACGAAATAGAGGAGGATGTATCCATTTATGGCGTTTTCGATGGACATGGAGGACCAAATGTGTCAAAATGGATTTCGTATAATTTCCGaaggatttttttaagatgCATAAAAGAAGCTAGTGAGGAGTTAACCAAGAAGAATCTCAACAAGtccaaaaattataaattaaaactaataaaattaacccttgaaaaaacatttctgaAATTAGATGAAGAAATGCTGCTCACGGAGAAtcaagaaaaattaaaaaaatatagcgtACCAACacaagaaaatgaagaagaatcTGACACAagggaaaattatttgtattccattttgaatgaCATAATATCGAAAAATATCAGCATCAAAGCTGTAGAGAAAGATGGGAAGAGGTGCTTGCAGGTTGTTTATAATAAGGACGGAAATCCAgtagaagaaggaaatgcaGAATCATCCACCACGCTAGCCGATGatgaaaataacaaatcGCCTGACTTGCTGGGCAGCACGGATAGTATAGttaaggaggaggagaaggacaacGATGAAGACAAAGATGGTGATGAAGCTGGGGAAAAGGAGACTGCAATGGAGGAGGGAACGAATAAGGATGCCGTGAAGAAGGAGATCTGCAAAGACGGTGGAAACACACAAGATGGGAACAATAAAACTTTGAAGAAAGACGACGAAATTTCAGAAGGTTTAACTGCCAAcgatggagaagaaaaaggtgcAATCAAGGGGGAAGTAGAAAAGGGCGAAAAGGGCGAAAAAACGGAAGacgatgaggagaaaaacagTGGAAGtacggaagaaaaaacagatgcagaggagaaaaataaggaagaaaaattgggaaaggGTAAGTGTGAGATGGACACTAATAAGGCTATATCAAGTGTGAGTGGAAGTGAAAATAAAGGCAAGGTGAAAGACGAGGATGGTAAGGAACACACTGATGGGTATGCCGACAACGGCGAAAACGCGGAAACGAATGCGAAGAGGTTGAAGAAGGGCATGAATAACGAGTACTCGGGAAACGAAAAGGAGAGCAACAAGGAGGATGATCTCAACGATGGCAGTAGTGGTAGCACATGCGAACCGGTGATCAAAGCCGAACTGACGTATGACAACCTAAAGTGCATGGAGGAGGCAGCGGCcaaagaagcgaaaaataaTGGTGCAAACGGGAACTTACCTGGGTTTGACGAAAGCGCACTGAGGttatatgaaaaaggaagtagTAGCAGCGATGAGGGATTTTCCTACGACGAGGCTGTGACAAATGTAATCGATAACAACATAAGTAGTAACAACGATGGCAGTAACGAGACAGACGATTGCAATGGGTTATATTCGTCCGATGAGTTACGCCTATTTGAAAATTACTACTCAAATGATTATGAAGATAACATAGCTTATAGTTGCGGATCGACAGCACTAGTAGCAGTTATCCTTAAGGGATACCTTATAGTGGCGAATGCAGGAGATTCGAGAGCCATCGTTTGTTTTAATGGGAACTCGTTAGGTATGTCCACAGACCATAAGCCACATTtgcaggaagaagaagcccGAATTAAGAAGGCAGGGGGATATATTTCTAATGGAAGAGTAGATggaaatttaaatttgacAAGAGCTATTGGTGATTTGCACTATAAAAGGGATCCATTTTTACCTCAGAAGGATCAGAAAATTTCTGCCTTTCCGGAAGTTACTTGTGTTACTTTAACTCCGGAagatgaatttttatttcttgctTGTGATGGTATTTGGGATTGTAAAGATGGACAAGACGTGGTCGGGTTTGTAAAGACGAGACTTGAAAAGTTTGAAGAACCAACAAGTGATGAAACTGTAATTGACAGCACAGACAACACGAATGAAAATGCCACAACGACTATTACGactaatgaaaatattgttaACAGTCTAGGCAATGATGAAAAGGACAAATCGAAAGAGttagaacaaaatgaagtaagcaaggagaagaaaaatgcagaagGAACAGGGGTAGTGGGCTTACCGATAGGTAAGAAGAAACACAACAAAAACGCTGTCAAGGGCACGAATAGCAACGATGAGGATGTTGAAAATGgtagtgagaaaaaaagcacaaaggaagaaggaggcCCTTCTGAAGATGCTCATGGGGAAAACGAcgacgatgaagaagaagaagacgatgaggaggaggacgaggaagatgatgaagatgaagaaaacgtCAGTCGAATGAGAACCCATGATGGATTAGAAATGGATAGGTATGATGAAGACGACACGAAATTCGATTCCGCACCAGTTAtcgtaaggaaaaaattcgaaaaatttaataaactCTCCCAGATTTGTGAAGAGTTGTGTGATGAGTGCTTGTCCAACAATTACAAAGAGAACGATGGAATTGGATGCGATAACATGACGTGCCTGATCGTTCAGTACAACcccatttataaaatacacacagagaagaagtttttaaatatagACGATATTGAGTAGCTTCCGGGAGGTGTCGTGCTGTTTGTACAGGCTATACAACCCTGCGTTGGATATGTAACAAAATGGTTTGGGTGACTAGGATGAATGGGCACACATACCCCCATATACATGCGTTAAGTGTGTGTCACCCACCCGCTGTTTACAGCTCACTGCGGCACCCGCGATGGCCACACCGCGTAGCGAATGCACTCCCCATTTGTTCAGTTGCTTCACAtgtaaaaatagcaaaagcACCCTAATTTATTACGCTATTTAAATGTGCACTCAGGAACATGTGCATGCCCCAATGCTGTGCGAAGTTTTTCCCTCCTTGTATTACCACCCTTCAGTTTAAACAATAGGTAGTGTGTATATTGTTTGAAGGACGAAGGGAAgagaagaaatacaaaaaaaaaaaaaaaagcgaagagTGAAAATGAAAGTGCCAGTGCGAGGGGAGGTCCTTTTCATATGCATGAAAAATGcctcttcccattttaaGAATGTGCGCCACGacgtctacatttttatttcccacaCGTTAGTACACACACTGGCATGTATGTGCTGGGAACCTTGAGTCCCACGTGTGCCCCTTTGCGCGCCCGCCCGTGCGTGCGAGCGCTtgttatatatgtgtgttaTACCCTTATTACTATTACTGTTACTATTAATATTactgttatttattttttttgaagctacagctctttccctttttttttttcatttttctttctaatGCCATGCTACTGGCATGCCAATATTTTTCTCACAATGTGAATAAGTTATATTTATCTATACAAATGGATTATTATGCAAATGTGCCTCTGCGCATGTGTGTGCAGGGAAGTCATGACGCTCTCTTGTTGCCGTGCAGAAATGGGGCTACGCACATGTGCCTACGCCCATACGTGCATACTCGCATATGTGCATGCGCGCGCGCCTGCGCCGTGGTAGGCAACGGACCTACACGCGTTAGCGCATATTACTGCGTAAACGAAACAGCACATAAGTGGTATCATCTCACANNNNNNNNNNNNNNNNNNNNNNNNNNNNNNNNNNNNNNNNACGCGtgactatatatatatgcatgagaatatatatacgtacaaGTGTTTTTATCGCCAGCTACatggtgcttttttttttttttttttaccctatTTAACTGTCAATTATTTAAAACCCcataaattaagaaaaaaaaataagtataattTTTCGTGTGTATCTCCTGgacctttttgtaaaataagaCGAAAACGTGTGCAGGTAGGCGAAGCGGCGTTGTCAAAGTGTGTCCCACATAGGAGATACAGTTGGGGGGTGCAGCTAACGTCAAAAGGTGGTAGCTTCTCCTGCACGGCATACGTGCGGAAAAGTGATTCGCAAGGATGGGGGGAGATAGTGCCTTGGGTTCATATGAACAGATTCGATTCCTTGGAAGACGTCAGAAAAAATGTcagcatttttttgagaTTCTTTTTCAGTTCGTCATCGTCTAGGCAATCCATAAAATCTGTACGAGGGgggaggttaaaaaaaaggacatgtGTAACGCTGCTAGCGTTAATACCTCTAAAGCTGACGCGAATGCCAAGTATGCACTTGCCTACCTAGTATGTTTTCATATATGGATTGTATATCAACACTGCGTGTGTAGAggtgaataaaaatgttgtttGAAATGTAAGAGTTgttctgaaaaaaaagagctatCAAAATGACGTCAGTCAGCTGATAAATGAGGTAGCCTTTGTCACACAATTCGATGTattccaaatttttcttgCAATCATCGTCAATttgaatattcattttttgtagattttcatttaataataatttttgcttttttttcttcttttcgttGAGAATAATATCGCTATATTTTTGTCTAATTTCTAGCAGTCgacttattttttcacattttttttctccaaatttgTTGAGGACTCTCCCCAGAGAAGTATCGGTACAGTACAGACACAAGTTCGAAATAACGgtgattatattttcctcgaattcaaaaatgtggactttactttttttaatatttcttaacataaataaacaGAAGAGATACTTGAGCCCGTTTAACTGCACAAATCTGTTACATGTATCTTTGTCGTTAAGTGTGatggcaaaaattttaagagcGGGAAAGCAAAGGAATTTCCTCTCACTCAGTAACTTTAACATTAGTTCGAAACCATTAGTGCTATCGAATACGTTTCTGTTGTCACTTAGGAGAAGCAAATTTCCAAGTGCTTGAAAAATGTTAAgtaatatttctttcttgTTAATATTTGGGGGATCATTATCCTTGTACTTTGAAATGTACTTCAAAAGAGAGTTAAAAATCGAAATGGTGTAATAAAAATCCTTGTATACATTTTCTGCAAACTGGTTAATCCTCAAAATTAGAAGGACTAATATTTCACTTGCGTTTAACGAATTCGAGTCATCGCTTCTCAACTCCGTacttattctttttaagagaaaaaataatagcttCGAATTTGTTAGCAaatcattttgtaaatcaTTTTCCAgctcgaaaatattttccaaaatgttgAGAATGGAGGACATTGCATTGTAGTACTCCTCATTCtcctcttcatttattttgtccagTATGTTTATAAGAAAatggcacaattttttcttattcagACATTCCACTACCATGtcgttttccttcttgttCAATTCGTACAAATTTGACGGGTTTGTTATTTCCTTAATTATGTCGATTACCTCAATCACGATGTCGTTGTTGGGGTGGTTTAACAAGTCAATGATGTCTCCCAGAATTTCGCTCTCGACCATGCTACTGTACAGGTTTGAGCACACACttagattttttatattcactAAAATTTCGTCTAGATCCACTTCGCTGGTCACCCACTTTTCGGGGTTGTCTGGGTGTTCCATTCTGTCtcgctcatttttgtttttttttctcaaaacgGTGGCCAATTTTTTGATGCTGTTTTCGTCTACGCATTCGATctgaggggggaggaagcaaacGGGGGGTTCTCAAATGGGGGGCTCCTCAAATGAGGGGTTTCTAAAATGGGGGGTTCTCAAATGGAGGTTTTCTCAAATGGAGGGGTACGTGCAGGGCGACATGAGGCAAACACATTGTGGGAGAAATCGACTCGTTTACTCGAGGCGGCTAATGGGAGGGTGAAGAAGCGGGTAAAATCCGAAGCCTTTTTTACGTGCCCCCTCTTTTAGCCACTTCGTTACCCCCTTTCAAACGCTCCACAGCCTTACGTTCTCGGCCTGCTTCAGAATTTCCTCCACGTCGATATCGTCCTCGTCGCTGTATTCCATGGTGCGCCGTGGTTACATTTTATGAGGTAAGAGGGGGGCAACCCCCCAGGAATGGagacaaaaattaaagcaaacGGAGTGACAACAGGAACAGAAATGTTTTCATAAAAGGGTTGTCAAGCGGATAGCGCGCGTTCAACAAGAAAGGTTAGCCAACAAGGGGtctattcatttttcacattttgtgaatttccTAACATTTTAAAAGNNNNNNNNNNNNNNNNNNNNNNNNNNNNNNNNNNNNNNNNNNNNNNNNNNNNNNNNNNNNNNNNNNNNNNNNNNNNNNNNNNNNNNNNNNTGCCGCATTGTGCATATATCTGCatgaacaaatggaaagaaacaGCTAGAAATATACCAGACGTATTTCTAAAGAGTCACCAAAAGTAACttcgaaaaattttatcGTGAAGGGTGACGCATAACGTAACGGGAACGCTTAAGGCATGGTGGGAATTTCCTTAGGAGTGCATTTTGGAGCGGCATTGCAAGCGCACCTCAAAATGAAAGGCATTTTTATTACCCGCTCAACatacaaataaatggaaGGATACTTCACAAGGGAGGAGAACTACCTAACGGATTATAATTTACCAAAAGGACTATCGTACCG
This genomic window contains:
- a CDS encoding protein phosphatase 2C (putative); this translates as MGAYLSAPKTNKESLDGGNLELDPSRYGLSCMQGWRKNMEDSHICYNNLKLNEIEEDVSIYGVFDGHGGPNVSKWISYNFRRIFLRCIKEASEELTKKNLNKSKNYKLKLIKLTLEKTFLKLDEEMLLTENQEKLKKYSVPTQENEEESDTRENYLYSILNDIISKNISIKAVEKDGKRCLQVVYNKDGNPVEEGNAESSTTLADDENNKSPDLLGSTDSIVKEEEKDNDEDKDGDEAGEKETAMEEGTNKDAVKKEICKDGGNTQDGNNKTLKKDDEISEGLTANDGEEKGAIKGEVEKGEKGEKTEDDEEKNSGSTEEKTDAEEKNKEEKLGKGKCEMDTNKAISSVSGSENKGKVKDEDGKEHTDGYADNGENAETNAKRLKKGMNNEYSGNEKESNKEDDLNDGSSGSTCEPVIKAELTYDNLKCMEEAAAKEAKNNGANGNLPGFDESALRLYEKGSSSSDEGFSYDEAVTNVIDNNISSNNDGSNETDDCNGLYSSDELRLFENYYSNDYEDNIAYSCGSTALVAVILKGYLIVANAGDSRAIVCFNGNSLGMSTDHKPHLQEEEARIKKAGGYISNGRVDGNLNLTRAIGDLHYKRDPFLPQKDQKISAFPEVTCVTLTPEDEFLFLACDGIWDCKDGQDVVGFVKTRLEKFEEPTSDETVIDSTDNTNENATTTITTNENIVNSLGNDEKDKSKELEQNEVSKEKKNAEGTGVVGLPIGKKKHNKNAVKGTNSNDEDVENGSEKKSTKEEGGPSEDAHGENDDDEEEEDDEEEDEEDDEDEENVSRMRTHDGLEMDRYDEDDTKFDSAPVIVRKKFEKFNKLSQICEELCDECLSNNYKENDGIGCDNMTCLIVQYNPIYKIHTEKKFLNIDDI
- a CDS encoding Beta-catenin-like protein 1 (putative), whose amino-acid sequence is MEYSDEDDIDVEEILKQAENIECVDENSIKKLATVLRKKNKNERDRMEHPDNPEKWVTSEVDLDEILVNIKNLSVCSNLYSSMVESEILGDIIDLLNHPNNDIVIEVIDIIKEITNPSNLYELNKKENDMVVECLNKKKLCHFLINILDKINEEENEEYYNAMSSILNILENIFELENDLQNDLLTNSKLLFFLLKRISTELRSDDSNSLNASEILVLLILRINQFAENVYKDFYYTISIFNSLLKYISKYKDNDPPNINKKEILLNIFQALGNLLLLSDNRNVFDSTNGFELMLKLLSERKFLCFPALKIFAITLNDKDTCNRFVQLNGLKYLFCLFMLRNIKKSKVHIFEFEENIITVISNLCLYCTDTSLGRVLNKFGEKKCEKISRLLEIRQKYSDIILNEKKKKKQKLLLNENLQKMNIQIDDDCKKNLEYIELCDKGYLIYQLTDVILIALFFQNNSYISNNIFIHLYTRSVDIQSIYENILDFMDCLDDDELKKNLKKMLTFFLTSSKESNLFI